Proteins from a genomic interval of Caulobacter sp. SL161:
- a CDS encoding type II toxin-antitoxin system Phd/YefM family antitoxin — MKVVTSRAFNQDVTQAKRAARIEPVFITDRGRPTHVLMSVETYRRLSGQRETIVDLLAMPAPSPALDLTPERWDR; from the coding sequence CGTCACCAGCCGCGCGTTCAACCAGGATGTCACCCAGGCCAAGCGCGCGGCGCGAATCGAGCCGGTGTTCATCACCGACCGTGGCCGCCCCACCCACGTGCTGATGAGCGTCGAGACCTATCGCCGGCTCTCGGGTCAGCGCGAGACGATCGTCGACCTGCTGGCCATGCCCGCGCCCTCCCCCGCCCTCGACCTGACGCCCGAGCGCTGGGACCGCTGA